A DNA window from Plasmodium vinckei vinckei genome assembly, chromosome: PVVCY_10 contains the following coding sequences:
- a CDS encoding ribosomal protein L35, putative: MKFWFYNIIFLVFMLKFSKCLALFNDKNKPRLSLTTLYNNNILTKKKKNFLNISPQSSLQLKKYEFMHKRKHVNFKNMLNKNNLLKNICFLNFKTCAYKNWNTNFFVLFVRGCTNVKPKTNKSIAKRFKLTKNGKLIRKKCGGSHMLRKRTSSNRSALRKKTVIASNRIANKYKSVIFK, from the coding sequence atgaagttttggttttataatattatattcttagtttttatgttaaaattttcaaaatgttTGGCATTGTTTAACGACAAAAATAAACCCAGGCTATCTTTAACTACATtgtataacaataatatattaacaaaaaaaaaaaaaaattttttaaatatttcccCACAATCAAGtttacaattaaaaaaatatgaatttatGCATAAAAGAAAGCATGTAAATTTTAAGAATATgctaaacaaaaataaccttttaaaaaatatatgctttttaaattttaaaacatgtgcatataaaaattggaatacaaattttttcGTCTTATTCGTTCGTGGATGCACTAATGTAAAAccaaaaacaaataaatcaatTGCAAAAAGGTTTAAACtaacaaaaaatggaaaattaataagaaaaaaatgtggtGGAAGTCATATGCTTAGAAAAAGAACGTCATCAAATAGATCAGCACtcagaaaaaaaactgTTATAGCCTCGAATAGAATAGCCAACAAGTACAAGAGTGTAATTTTTAAGTAA
- a CDS encoding peptide deformylase, putative, whose translation MGLLEYYFFILGILFYCLRPCSSFLTVKNGNWCLRNNILREKKSKLRLHLISSKVSENDLKIVMYPNPVLRQKSEEVLYFDDNLKNLVRRMFKTMYESKGIGLSAPQVNISKRIIVWNALYEKRDEKNERVFINPSIIQESAIKNKLVEGCLSFPDIEAKVERPAIVSISYYDINGNKHLKVLKGIHARVFQHEYDHLNGVLFIDRITQSEKQKIKGKLNELVKEFRAEYTEEPAI comes from the exons ATGGGTTTATTagaatattatttctttatattgggtatattattttattgtttgaGACCCTGCTCATCATTTTTGACagtaaaaaatggaaattgGTGtttaagaaataatatattaagagaaaaaaaaagcaaattacggcttcatttaatttcatCAAAAGTTAGTGAAAATGATTTGAAAATTGTGATGTACCCAAATCCTGTTCTTCGACAAAAAAGTGAAGAAGTTCTTTATTTTGACGACAACTTAAAG aattTGGTAAGACGAATGTTTAAGACAATGTATGAAAGTAAAGGAATTGGATTGTCAGCCCCTCAAGTTAATATCAGTAAACGAATAATTGTTTGGAATgcattatatgaaaaaagagATGAAAAGAATGAACGAGTATTTATTAATCCATCAATAATACAAGAAAGtgcaataaaaaataaattagtaGAAGGATGTTTGTCATTTCCAGATATTGAAGCTAAAGTAGAAAGACCAGCTATTGTTTCGATTAGttattatgatataaatgGCAACAAACATTTGAAAGTTTTAAAAGGAATACATGCCCGTGTTTTTCAACATGAATATGATCATCTTAATGGTGTTTTGTTTATTGATAGAATTACTCAAAgtgaaaaacaaaaaattaaagggAAATTGAATGAACTAGTAAAAGAATTCAGAGCTGAATATACAGAGGAGCCAGCAATTTAA
- a CDS encoding P1 nuclease, putative: protein MSRYIRWSSKICHLITIFFLIINVKNILIKCFNHEGHEAIGMVTMSGLKNNQLYELKKILNGKDIVDIGRWCHLVHKKIKGAESMHFNLQNNDCQKVVFKCENENGLCLMNSIRYFYNRLMESPNSNDKKNEVTNGKSIDSTNQIPFKYPKDINFTDSDSLKYLVSLIADMHQPLRISYKYDNGGKSVKIYYRNNQGVKIKSTLFEYVENDLINKMIEKYQSSWYSGWTHINRIYDQHKKDEILFKEKGIDAIEIWATEIVNDFCYDFYLNNYVSTFLTNVNNELHFNINKEIEITKDLEFQFERLIRLNILKAGSRIAIILNHIFANKNFSNFRKISELDKGQYDKLEEYTPASTYKRNALLINLTILVIILVIILYYNFIINKKQKTYLPDKMVEVELKNKAN, encoded by the exons ATGAGTAGATATATAAGATGGAGTAGTAAGATATGCCATTTGATaacgattttttttttaataattaatgtaaagaatattttgataaaatgttttaatcATGAAGGGCATGAAGCAATTGGAATGGTGACTATGTCtggattaaaaaataatcaactatatgaattaaaaaaaatattaaatggaAAAGATATTGTTGATATTGGAAGATGGTGTCATTTAgttcacaaaaaaattaaaggaGCAGAAAGTATGCATtttaatttacaaaataatgattgTCAAAAAGTAGTTTTTAAATGTGAAAATGAGAATGGATTATGTTTAATGAATTCAATaagatatttttataacagGTTGATGGAGTCACCCAATtctaatgataaaaaaaatgaagtaaCAAATGGTAAATCTATAGATTCAACAAATCAAATACCTTTTAAATATCCAAAAgatattaattttactGATTCTGattcattaaaatatttagtaTCACTAATTGCTGATATGCATCAACCATTGAGaatttcatataaatatgacaATGGAGGAAAGAgtgtaaaaatttattatcgTAATAATCAGGGtgtcaaaataaaaagtactttatttgaatatgttgaaaatgatcttataaataaaatgattgAAAAGTATCAGTCTTCTTGGTATAGTGGATGGACACACATTAATAGAATTTATGATcaacataaaaaagatgaaatattatttaaagaaaaaggtATTGATGCAATAGAAATTTGGGCAACAGAAATAGTAAATGATTTTTGTTATGATTTTTATcttaataattatgtttctacttttttaactaatgtaaataatgaattacattttaatataaataaggaAATAGAAATAACAAAAGATTTAGAGTTTCAATTTGAAAGATTAATTAGacttaatattttaaaggcTGGTTCTAGAATtgcaattatattaaatcatatatttgctaacaaaaatttttcaaattttagaaaaatcTCTGAATTAGACAAAG gGCAATATGATAAACTGGAGGAATACACCCCCGCGTCTACATACAAGAGAAATGCATTACTCATAAATTTGACAATACTTGTAATTATTTTG gtAATAATACTATACTACAACttcataattaataaaaaacaaaaaacatACTTACCCGACAAGATGGTGGAAGTTGAGCTAAAGAATAAAGCcaattaa